Proteins found in one Polyangiaceae bacterium genomic segment:
- a CDS encoding SDR family NAD(P)-dependent oxidoreductase translates to MNQDLSGVSIVLMGATDGIGRLAVEELGRRGAHVFAHGRSADKVERSVGELRKAGIRAEGLLADLSSLAQTKRLAEEIEKRVPNLDVLVNNAGVGFGHDRTQRETSEDGFELRLAVNYLAPYLLTTDLLRAGIPRRAIVNVASIGQEPLDFDDLMTERGYSGIVAYRRSKLALVMSSFDLAAAHPDRVVTVLHPGTLLDTNMVRGIGIEPHGPASIGRDAIVSAVERALSGEKSGQYYDVQAPARANPAAYDASARQRLAARSEELVAPFRAPAGA, encoded by the coding sequence ATGAACCAAGATCTCTCGGGAGTTTCCATCGTGCTGATGGGGGCCACGGACGGCATCGGGCGGCTGGCCGTGGAGGAGCTCGGCCGCCGTGGTGCGCACGTGTTCGCCCATGGGCGCAGCGCCGACAAGGTCGAGCGCAGCGTGGGAGAGCTCCGCAAGGCCGGCATCCGCGCGGAGGGGCTGCTCGCGGATCTCTCCTCCCTGGCCCAGACGAAGCGTCTGGCCGAAGAGATCGAGAAGCGCGTGCCGAACCTCGACGTGCTGGTGAACAACGCCGGCGTGGGTTTCGGACACGATCGCACGCAGCGGGAAACCTCAGAAGACGGCTTCGAGCTACGCCTCGCCGTGAACTACCTCGCGCCGTACTTGTTGACCACGGACCTGCTCCGCGCCGGAATCCCGCGCCGCGCGATCGTGAACGTGGCGTCCATCGGCCAAGAGCCGCTGGACTTCGACGACCTGATGACGGAGCGCGGCTACTCCGGGATCGTCGCCTATCGGCGCAGCAAGCTCGCGCTGGTGATGAGCTCCTTCGACCTGGCAGCAGCGCATCCCGATCGCGTGGTGACGGTGCTGCATCCGGGCACGCTGCTCGACACCAACATGGTGCGCGGCATTGGCATCGAGCCCCACGGTCCCGCCAGCATCGGTCGTGACGCCATCGTTTCCGCCGTGGAGCGCGCGCTTTCCGGCGAGAAATCCGGCCAGTATTACGACGTCCAGGCCCCCGCCCGGGCCAACCCCGCCGCCTACGACGCCAGCGCGCGGCAGCGTCTCGCCGCCCGGAGCGAGGAGCTGGTGGCCCCGTTCCGCGCGCCCGCCGGCGCTTGA
- a CDS encoding right-handed parallel beta-helix repeat-containing protein — MRRLIFALSALLVLALSPRALAADFYVDPQNGSMSNDGSKAKPWKTLAEVVAANLIESQKWASLPYAAGASLVPKNAGAPVKAGDTIWLMSGYHGDVDITGYYNASDITIAAAPGETPKLSHLLIRASKSWKVVGLSLSPEYAPTYDPSTILDLDSHGYQGPVSDITVEGCTLMSKEDVSAWTMSDWDTLSANGISADGDNITLRKNMLKNVNFGLSVGAKNSLVEGNVVDSFAGDGMRGLGDNTVFQYNTVKNCSDVNANHDDGFQSWSVGANDAVGTGEVKGIVLRGNVIINYEDPNQKFRGTLQGIGCFDGTYTDWVVENNVIITDHWHGITFLGAKNVRVVNNTVLDPNTETPGPPWISIDDHKDGTPPEGCLVRNNLTTDLNLASSGVTEDHNMLIKDASTLFVNAAAYDVHLLDDSPAIDQGSQDQAPATDIEGVPRPQGAGIDLGAYEWHDGSVVIDGGAGSAGTGGGIATDGGVSGSGGSGTGGGAGSSGGGGSSASPDSGDDSGCGCRLASRSNGGAGSIALFALGLLIARRRRR; from the coding sequence ATGAGACGGCTCATCTTCGCTCTCTCGGCCTTGCTGGTGCTGGCGCTTTCGCCGCGCGCCTTGGCCGCCGACTTCTACGTGGATCCCCAGAACGGGAGCATGTCGAACGACGGCAGCAAGGCCAAGCCGTGGAAGACCCTGGCCGAGGTGGTGGCCGCCAACCTGATCGAGAGCCAGAAGTGGGCGAGCTTGCCCTACGCGGCGGGCGCGAGCTTGGTGCCCAAGAACGCCGGCGCTCCGGTGAAGGCTGGCGACACCATCTGGCTCATGAGCGGCTACCACGGCGACGTGGACATCACCGGCTACTACAACGCTTCCGACATCACGATCGCGGCGGCGCCGGGGGAGACGCCGAAGCTCAGCCACCTCTTGATTCGCGCCAGCAAGAGCTGGAAGGTCGTGGGGCTTTCGCTGAGCCCGGAGTACGCGCCGACCTACGATCCCTCGACCATCCTGGATCTGGACTCCCACGGCTATCAGGGGCCGGTCTCCGACATCACGGTGGAGGGCTGCACGCTGATGTCCAAGGAGGACGTGTCCGCTTGGACCATGAGCGACTGGGACACGCTCAGCGCCAACGGCATCTCCGCGGACGGCGATAACATCACCCTGCGCAAGAACATGCTGAAGAACGTGAACTTCGGCCTCAGCGTGGGCGCCAAGAACTCGCTGGTGGAAGGCAACGTGGTGGATTCCTTTGCGGGCGACGGCATGCGCGGCCTGGGCGACAACACCGTGTTCCAGTACAACACGGTGAAGAACTGCTCCGACGTGAACGCGAACCACGATGACGGCTTCCAGTCCTGGTCCGTCGGCGCAAACGACGCAGTGGGCACCGGTGAGGTGAAGGGCATCGTGCTGCGCGGGAACGTGATCATCAACTACGAGGATCCGAACCAGAAGTTCCGCGGCACCCTGCAAGGTATTGGCTGCTTCGACGGGACCTACACGGATTGGGTGGTGGAAAACAACGTGATCATCACGGATCACTGGCACGGCATCACGTTCTTGGGCGCCAAGAACGTGCGGGTGGTGAACAACACGGTGCTGGATCCCAACACGGAGACGCCCGGGCCACCGTGGATCAGCATCGACGACCACAAGGACGGCACGCCTCCCGAGGGCTGTCTGGTGCGCAACAACCTCACCACCGATCTGAACCTGGCAAGCAGTGGGGTGACTGAAGATCACAACATGTTGATCAAGGACGCTTCCACGTTGTTCGTGAACGCCGCAGCTTACGACGTGCACCTGTTGGACGACTCGCCGGCCATCGACCAGGGCTCTCAGGACCAGGCGCCGGCGACGGACATCGAAGGCGTGCCCCGGCCACAAGGCGCGGGCATCGATCTGGGCGCCTACGAGTGGCACGACGGCAGCGTGGTGATCGACGGCGGTGCGGGCAGCGCGGGCACCGGCGGCGGCATCGCTACGGACGGCGGCGTCTCCGGCTCTGGGGGCAGCGGCACCGGCGGAGGCGCCGGCAGCAGCGGCGGTGGCGGTAGCTCCGCCAGTCCGGACTCGGGAGACGACTCCGGTTGCGGCTGTCGCCTCGCGTCACGCTCCAATGGCGGCGCCGGATCCATCGCGCTCTTCGCTCTCGGCCTCCTGATCGCGCGGCGTCGGCGTCGCTAA
- a CDS encoding serine/threonine protein kinase, producing the protein MAGTVELRQTFDQRWQELALAETAVAVDATITPEPAAWTRPVAEELPRISLSFSDADAEGAPTPAAVSRTDLEVRGVLGEGGMGRVHAARQHSLRREVAVKTVKERATASAAAAILREAVVTGALEHPGIVPVHALGLDDRGRPVLVMKRVEGVEWRALLHDAAHPAWSARGEDRMVAHLEILMQVCQAVHFAHTRGVVHRDIKPENVMLGDFGEVYLVDWGIALRLDDASERTGLVGTPAYMAPEMVAGRAVSPQTDVYLLGATLHEILTGQFRHFGESLQDVLLSAFCSDTPEYTDAVPKELAELCRRSMARDPEARPESALALRQALADFLGHRGSIALAESAGERLSALLELLAGAPAAEPPGDLARAYQLATESRFGFTQALSEWPENDAARAGLHRVLCALADLELRQGHAETAETLVKELDPPSPELAARVAAEKKKKARQQLEEKRLREMANDMDVRVAGKQRSRALAALLGASGAMAAFALMQPHPSRLKVQTLLSLALVLVLVMLAAVGVWRKQLMQNAFNRRLVGLMLLSGVSVVFTRFFGGALALPTPYIFALDSLVLCLVSAAATIVMLRGLWPLCVVMVASSALCLIHPSWSAIVFGFASTATVPLVALAIHLHKKQQEREGELPPESRV; encoded by the coding sequence GTGGCCGGCACCGTCGAGCTTCGGCAGACCTTCGACCAGCGCTGGCAGGAGCTGGCGCTGGCGGAGACCGCCGTGGCCGTCGATGCCACCATCACGCCGGAGCCCGCGGCCTGGACACGCCCGGTGGCGGAGGAGCTGCCGCGCATCTCCCTCTCCTTCAGTGATGCGGACGCCGAGGGCGCCCCGACGCCCGCGGCCGTGAGCCGAACGGATCTGGAAGTGCGCGGCGTGCTGGGCGAGGGCGGCATGGGACGGGTGCACGCCGCGCGACAGCACTCGCTCCGGCGCGAGGTGGCCGTGAAGACCGTCAAGGAGCGCGCTACGGCGAGCGCCGCGGCGGCCATCTTGCGGGAAGCGGTGGTGACCGGTGCGCTCGAGCACCCTGGCATCGTGCCCGTGCACGCCCTCGGCCTCGACGATCGCGGGCGCCCGGTGCTGGTCATGAAGCGCGTCGAAGGCGTGGAGTGGCGCGCGTTGCTGCACGACGCCGCGCACCCCGCGTGGAGCGCCCGCGGCGAGGATCGCATGGTCGCGCACTTGGAGATCTTGATGCAGGTGTGCCAAGCGGTGCACTTCGCCCACACCCGCGGCGTGGTGCATCGCGACATCAAACCCGAGAACGTGATGTTGGGGGATTTCGGCGAGGTGTACCTGGTGGACTGGGGCATTGCCCTGCGCCTGGACGACGCGTCGGAGCGAACCGGCCTGGTGGGCACGCCGGCGTACATGGCGCCGGAGATGGTGGCGGGGCGCGCCGTGTCGCCGCAGACCGACGTGTACTTGCTGGGTGCCACGCTGCACGAGATCCTCACCGGGCAGTTCCGACACTTCGGCGAGAGTCTGCAGGACGTGCTGCTGTCGGCGTTCTGCTCCGATACGCCGGAGTACACGGACGCCGTGCCCAAGGAGCTCGCGGAGCTCTGTCGCAGGTCCATGGCGCGGGATCCCGAAGCGCGCCCCGAGTCCGCCTTGGCGCTGCGTCAGGCTCTGGCGGATTTCCTCGGTCACCGCGGGTCCATCGCGCTGGCGGAGAGCGCGGGGGAGCGGCTGAGCGCGCTGCTCGAGCTGTTGGCCGGCGCGCCTGCGGCGGAACCTCCGGGAGATCTGGCCCGGGCGTATCAGCTCGCGACGGAGAGCCGCTTCGGTTTCACCCAGGCGCTCTCGGAGTGGCCGGAGAACGACGCGGCGCGCGCCGGCTTGCACCGTGTGCTGTGCGCGCTGGCGGATCTGGAGCTGCGTCAGGGCCACGCGGAAACCGCCGAGACGCTGGTGAAGGAGCTCGACCCGCCGTCGCCCGAGCTCGCCGCGCGGGTCGCCGCCGAAAAGAAGAAGAAGGCGCGCCAGCAGCTGGAAGAGAAGCGGCTTCGCGAGATGGCGAACGACATGGACGTGCGCGTGGCCGGCAAGCAACGGTCGCGCGCCCTGGCCGCGTTGCTCGGCGCCTCCGGTGCCATGGCGGCCTTCGCCCTGATGCAGCCGCATCCGTCACGCCTCAAGGTGCAGACGCTTCTGTCTCTAGCTCTGGTGTTGGTGCTCGTGATGCTGGCCGCGGTGGGTGTGTGGCGGAAACAGCTGATGCAGAACGCCTTCAATCGCCGGCTCGTCGGTTTGATGCTCCTCTCCGGCGTGTCCGTGGTGTTCACGCGCTTTTTCGGGGGTGCGCTGGCGCTGCCCACGCCCTACATCTTCGCCCTGGACTCGCTGGTGCTGTGCTTGGTCTCCGCGGCGGCCACCATCGTGATGCTGCGGGGCCTGTGGCCGCTGTGCGTGGTCATGGTCGCGAGCTCCGCGCTGTGCCTGATCCACCCGAGCTGGTCCGCCATCGTGTTCGGCTTCGCGTCCACCGCCACGGTGCCGCTGGTGGCCCTCGCCATCCACCTGCACAAGAAGCAGCAGGAGCGCGAAGGGGAGCTGCCGCCGGAATCTCGCGTCTAA
- a CDS encoding GMC family oxidoreductase, producing the protein MAGEIHDLSKKKPPREIVADVCIVGSGCGGATAAWVLAKAGRDVVVLEEGGDFTGPELTGRDGAMYDQLYMDRGARVTADLSVNVLQARVLGGGGVINASDVVPLSDAVLRHWQKRFDLSAFSPEALAPYKKRALEDLSASRIAEDHVNRANALLRQGTKALNLRGEVMLNNRVGCIGTGTCLIGCPINAKKNPRFVAIPGALDAGARFFTRARARRILSGEQEMKRIEVNTLDERGYRVVGHTQVRARIVILAANAVASAELLLRSGLGNQHVGRNLMLQPQLPVTAIFKEPITAFRGIPQSYAVTEFEVDDHPEHGLWGYRIEGIMGTPGMVASLLPFSGIEGKRAMQLYDRIAASLLLVIDRPSGNVRLSDGRLVVDYWQKEDHKARLRDAIKQCARIYFAAGAQRIIVPTTPPLVFDSEADLTRVDSVRFDVASAPLLSAHQQGTIRMAPSSRLGGADPTGRVYGTKDIYVFDSSGFPSSSSSHTMTPILTVSRFLADRLAAEA; encoded by the coding sequence ATGGCCGGCGAGATCCACGACCTATCCAAGAAGAAGCCCCCCCGGGAGATCGTCGCCGACGTGTGCATCGTCGGGTCCGGCTGCGGCGGCGCGACGGCCGCGTGGGTCCTGGCCAAGGCCGGGCGCGACGTGGTGGTGCTGGAAGAAGGCGGCGACTTCACCGGACCCGAGCTCACGGGCCGTGATGGCGCCATGTACGACCAGCTGTACATGGACCGCGGCGCGCGGGTCACCGCGGATCTCTCGGTGAACGTGCTGCAGGCGCGCGTTCTCGGGGGCGGCGGCGTGATCAACGCCAGCGACGTCGTGCCACTCTCCGACGCCGTGCTGCGCCACTGGCAAAAGCGCTTCGACCTGTCCGCGTTCTCTCCGGAAGCGCTGGCGCCGTACAAGAAGCGGGCGCTCGAAGATCTCTCCGCCAGCCGCATCGCCGAGGACCATGTGAATCGCGCCAACGCGCTCCTGCGCCAAGGCACCAAGGCCCTGAATCTCCGCGGCGAGGTGATGCTCAACAATCGCGTCGGCTGCATCGGCACCGGCACCTGTCTCATCGGCTGCCCCATCAACGCCAAGAAGAACCCGCGCTTCGTCGCCATCCCCGGCGCGCTCGACGCCGGCGCTCGCTTCTTCACGCGTGCCCGCGCCCGCCGCATCCTCTCCGGCGAGCAAGAGATGAAACGCATCGAGGTAAATACCCTCGACGAACGCGGCTACCGCGTCGTCGGCCACACCCAGGTGCGCGCGCGCATCGTGATCTTGGCGGCCAACGCCGTGGCCAGCGCCGAGCTCTTGCTCCGCTCCGGCCTCGGCAACCAGCACGTTGGCCGAAACCTCATGCTGCAGCCGCAGCTACCCGTGACCGCGATCTTCAAGGAGCCCATCACCGCCTTTCGCGGCATTCCCCAGTCCTACGCCGTCACCGAGTTCGAGGTGGATGATCATCCCGAGCACGGCCTGTGGGGCTATCGCATCGAGGGCATCATGGGCACGCCCGGCATGGTCGCATCCCTGCTCCCGTTCTCCGGTATCGAGGGCAAGCGCGCGATGCAGCTCTACGATCGCATCGCCGCCTCCTTGCTCCTGGTCATCGACCGCCCCAGCGGCAACGTGCGGCTCTCCGACGGCCGCTTGGTCGTGGATTATTGGCAGAAGGAAGACCACAAGGCCCGCCTGCGCGACGCCATCAAGCAGTGCGCGCGCATCTACTTCGCCGCCGGCGCCCAGCGCATCATCGTTCCCACCACGCCGCCGCTGGTCTTCGACAGCGAGGCCGACCTCACGCGCGTGGACTCCGTGCGCTTCGACGTCGCCTCCGCGCCACTGCTCTCCGCCCACCAACAGGGCACCATCCGCATGGCGCCCTCGTCCCGCCTGGGCGGCGCCGACCCCACTGGCCGCGTCTACGGCACCAAGGACATCTACGTCTTCGACTCCTCGGGGTTCCCGTCCAGCTCGTCGAGCCACACGATGACGCCCATCTTGACGGTCTCGCGCTTCCTCGCCGATCGCCTCGCGGCCGAAGCCTGA
- a CDS encoding ammonia-forming cytochrome c nitrite reductase subunit c552: protein MRDRVTFKSVFIAVFIGTAAIVVAFLVNAQRPKVEVAQPSADLVKASGKCAECHRRETSAIVHQYEGSKHAAKGVTCLDCHRPAADQHGIEHKGFTISEKLTAKNCQGCHTTEYEQFARSRHAAPAWAAVAGRDDFSPEQLAFAKKYHPEAVDRAPNGLAQLEGASAIASGCQNCHSIGKPNADGSFGTCTPCHSRHSGSIELAREPTTCGQCHMGPDHSQIEIYEESKHGALFTAQRSSMNLSADPKHLTTSDMPVPTCSTCHMSGIEGLKVTHDVGERLSWYLFAAISQKRPGYPKGQDEMKEVCEKCHTDKNVDDYFERAEKVVESTNTKIQRSEKLVADLRKDGLLTPQPFDEEIEFLEFDMWHYYGRTAKHGAFMGGADFVQWHGNYELLHYGVKLESAARELRAAREKQPAPPPHD, encoded by the coding sequence GTGCGCGATCGGGTCACGTTCAAGTCGGTATTCATCGCGGTGTTCATCGGAACAGCGGCCATCGTCGTCGCGTTCCTGGTCAACGCCCAGCGACCGAAGGTGGAGGTCGCGCAGCCCAGCGCGGATCTGGTGAAGGCGAGCGGCAAGTGTGCCGAGTGCCATCGACGGGAGACCAGCGCCATCGTGCATCAGTACGAAGGCAGCAAGCACGCCGCCAAGGGCGTCACCTGTCTGGATTGCCATCGGCCGGCGGCGGATCAGCACGGCATCGAGCACAAGGGCTTCACCATTTCCGAGAAGCTCACGGCCAAGAACTGTCAGGGCTGCCACACCACGGAGTACGAGCAGTTCGCCCGCAGCAGACACGCGGCTCCGGCCTGGGCGGCGGTCGCCGGGCGGGACGACTTTTCCCCGGAGCAGCTGGCCTTCGCCAAGAAGTATCATCCGGAGGCGGTGGACCGCGCGCCCAACGGCCTGGCCCAGCTGGAAGGCGCGAGCGCCATCGCCAGCGGCTGTCAGAACTGTCACTCCATCGGCAAGCCCAACGCCGATGGCAGCTTTGGAACCTGCACGCCGTGCCACTCGCGGCACTCCGGTTCCATCGAGCTGGCACGCGAGCCCACCACCTGCGGGCAGTGCCACATGGGCCCGGATCACTCGCAGATCGAGATCTACGAAGAGTCCAAGCACGGCGCGCTGTTCACCGCGCAGCGCAGCAGCATGAATCTGTCGGCGGATCCGAAGCACCTCACCACCAGCGACATGCCGGTGCCCACCTGCTCCACCTGTCACATGAGCGGCATCGAAGGCCTCAAGGTCACGCACGACGTGGGCGAACGTCTCTCTTGGTACCTGTTCGCGGCCATCAGCCAAAAGCGCCCCGGCTACCCGAAGGGGCAGGACGAGATGAAGGAAGTTTGCGAGAAGTGTCACACGGACAAGAACGTGGACGACTACTTCGAGCGGGCAGAGAAGGTGGTGGAGAGCACCAACACCAAGATCCAACGGAGCGAAAAGCTGGTGGCGGATCTGCGCAAAGACGGACTGCTCACGCCCCAGCCCTTCGACGAAGAGATCGAGTTCTTGGAGTTCGACATGTGGCACTACTATGGGCGCACGGCCAAGCACGGCGCCTTCATGGGCGGTGCGGACTTCGTGCAATGGCACGGCAACTACGAGCTTCTTCACTACGGCGTGAAGCTGGAGAGTGCCGCCCGCGAGCTGCGCGCCGCTCGCGAGAAGCAGCCCGCGCCCCCACCCCATGACTGA
- a CDS encoding US12 family protein: MSQSYQPSFARPGAAQKSAIERRARFIVQTYNHLFGAILAFTLIEIGLFMSGIATVIAQLMIGTSWLLVLGAFMVVSWLASHVAQTSASKPAQYAALGGFVLAEAIIFVPLLFIATQFAPGAIQSAGIVTMVGFAGLTAIAFMTRKDFSFLGSFLRWIGLSALLLIGASLLFGFTLGTLFSVGMVVFAGAAILYDTSNVLHHFPEDRYVGAALQLFASVALMFWYVLRIFIGARR; encoded by the coding sequence ATGTCCCAAAGCTACCAGCCGTCTTTTGCCCGCCCGGGCGCCGCCCAGAAGTCCGCCATCGAGCGCCGGGCGCGCTTCATCGTCCAGACCTATAACCACCTGTTCGGGGCGATCCTCGCGTTCACGCTGATCGAGATCGGCCTGTTCATGTCGGGCATCGCCACCGTCATCGCTCAGCTGATGATCGGCACGAGCTGGCTGTTGGTGCTGGGCGCGTTCATGGTCGTCTCCTGGCTCGCGAGCCACGTGGCCCAGACCTCCGCCTCGAAGCCCGCGCAGTACGCGGCGCTCGGCGGCTTCGTGCTCGCCGAAGCGATCATCTTCGTCCCGCTGCTGTTCATTGCCACGCAGTTCGCCCCCGGCGCCATCCAGAGCGCGGGCATCGTGACCATGGTCGGTTTCGCGGGCCTCACCGCCATCGCCTTCATGACGCGCAAGGACTTCTCGTTCCTGGGCAGCTTCCTGCGCTGGATCGGCCTCTCGGCGCTGCTGCTCATCGGCGCATCGCTGCTGTTCGGCTTCACCCTGGGCACGCTGTTCAGCGTGGGCATGGTCGTCTTCGCCGGCGCCGCCATCCTGTACGACACCTCCAACGTGCTGCATCACTTCCCGGAGGATCGCTACGTGGGCGCCGCGCTACAGCTGTTCGCGTCCGTCGCGCTGATGTTCTGGTACGTGCTGCGCATCTTCATCGGCGCCCGCCGCTGA
- a CDS encoding VOC family protein, translating into MRYLHTMVRVQDLDAALDFFCNKLGLKEARRTEHEQGRFTLVYLETGAAGDSAQIELTYNWDQKEPYGGGRNFGHVAFAVDDIYALCEKLQASGVTILRPPRDGRMAFVRSPDQISVELLQAGAALPPKEPWASMPSTGEW; encoded by the coding sequence ATGCGCTACCTGCACACCATGGTCCGCGTGCAAGACTTGGACGCGGCTCTCGACTTCTTTTGCAACAAGCTGGGCCTGAAAGAGGCGCGGCGCACGGAGCACGAACAGGGGCGCTTCACCCTGGTGTACCTGGAGACCGGCGCAGCGGGGGACTCGGCGCAGATCGAGCTCACGTACAACTGGGATCAGAAAGAGCCCTACGGCGGCGGTCGCAATTTCGGCCACGTCGCCTTCGCCGTCGACGACATCTACGCCCTTTGCGAGAAGCTCCAGGCGAGCGGCGTCACCATCCTGCGGCCGCCGCGGGACGGGCGCATGGCCTTCGTCCGTTCTCCGGATCAGATCTCCGTAGAGCTCCTGCAAGCCGGCGCCGCGCTCCCGCCCAAGGAGCCGTGGGCCAGCATGCCCAGCACCGGCGAGTGGTGA
- a CDS encoding GMC family oxidoreductase: MRHGFEDVKGGVDVECDAVVVGSGAGGAVAALNLAAAGQRVVVLEAGPEVRPQDMTRDAPRFLARYFWDGGLRLIGGTTQSPSLQARCVGGGTVVNSAIMLKLPDWVRQEWAAETGIEWLDGPELEAAYDRVFERSGVAPTPMTVMGRRNLLVRDAIEKHAGVPGYPLPRAVQGCEGSSDCLTGCATGKKQSVDRTYLPAAEEHGAEIYTHCHVTRVLTEGARAVGVEGHVMSPRYEKVARVRVRAKTVVLAAGTMHTPVILQQSRINPRRRVGATMFCHIGGGLVGIMDEVVDPWVGATQGWGAISSEIRGLKYEGLWASPSVLMVRWGDVGRPFVRRLDEVKHATVVAVVYRGDVHGSVRAKRNGEPSMRLVIPEENVMPVMRGMKIAADALLAAGARYVHTGILGAVDEMRSEADTASLVSGKITARHLAMTLNHTFGSCRMTRDDSGPVDPEGKVRGVDGLYVCDASVFPSPSAVNPQATIMALADITSRRLAELH; this comes from the coding sequence ATGAGACACGGCTTCGAGGACGTGAAGGGCGGCGTGGACGTGGAGTGCGACGCGGTGGTCGTCGGCTCCGGCGCGGGCGGCGCCGTGGCGGCGCTGAATCTGGCGGCCGCGGGGCAGCGCGTGGTGGTGCTGGAGGCCGGCCCCGAGGTGCGCCCACAGGACATGACGCGGGACGCCCCCCGCTTCTTGGCGCGCTACTTCTGGGATGGGGGCCTGCGGCTCATCGGCGGCACCACCCAGAGCCCGTCGCTCCAAGCTCGCTGCGTCGGAGGCGGCACCGTCGTCAATTCCGCCATCATGTTGAAGCTCCCCGACTGGGTGCGACAGGAGTGGGCCGCGGAGACGGGCATCGAGTGGCTGGATGGCCCCGAGCTGGAAGCCGCCTACGATCGCGTGTTCGAGCGCTCCGGCGTGGCCCCCACGCCGATGACGGTGATGGGACGCCGCAATCTGCTGGTGCGCGACGCCATCGAGAAGCATGCCGGCGTGCCCGGCTACCCGCTGCCGCGGGCGGTGCAGGGCTGCGAGGGCAGCTCCGATTGCCTCACCGGCTGCGCCACCGGCAAGAAGCAATCCGTCGATCGCACGTACCTGCCCGCGGCGGAGGAGCACGGCGCGGAGATCTACACGCACTGTCACGTGACGCGCGTGCTCACCGAGGGCGCCCGCGCCGTGGGCGTGGAAGGCCACGTGATGAGCCCGCGCTACGAGAAGGTCGCCCGCGTGCGCGTGCGCGCCAAGACCGTGGTGCTCGCCGCAGGCACCATGCACACACCGGTGATCCTGCAGCAGAGTCGCATCAATCCGCGGCGGCGCGTGGGCGCCACCATGTTCTGTCACATCGGCGGCGGGCTCGTCGGCATCATGGACGAGGTCGTGGACCCGTGGGTGGGAGCGACTCAGGGGTGGGGCGCGATCAGCAGCGAAATCCGCGGTCTCAAGTACGAAGGCCTGTGGGCATCGCCCAGCGTGCTGATGGTGCGCTGGGGCGACGTGGGGCGCCCCTTCGTGCGGCGCCTGGACGAGGTGAAGCACGCTACGGTGGTCGCCGTGGTGTACCGCGGCGACGTGCACGGCAGCGTCCGCGCCAAGCGCAACGGCGAGCCGAGCATGCGGCTCGTGATACCGGAAGAGAACGTGATGCCGGTGATGCGCGGCATGAAGATCGCCGCGGACGCGCTGTTGGCCGCCGGCGCCCGCTACGTGCACACGGGCATTTTGGGTGCCGTAGACGAAATGCGCTCGGAAGCCGACACCGCGAGCCTGGTGAGCGGCAAGATCACCGCGCGACACCTGGCCATGACGCTGAACCACACCTTCGGCTCTTGTCGCATGACCCGAGACGACAGCGGGCCGGTGGATCCCGAGGGCAAGGTGCGCGGCGTGGACGGCCTGTACGTGTGCGACGCGAGCGTGTTCCCGAGTCCCAGCGCCGTGAACCCGCAAGCGACGATCATGGCCCTCGCCGACATCACGTCGCGACGCCTGGCCGAGCTGCACTGA